The following are encoded together in the Citrus sinensis cultivar Valencia sweet orange chromosome 1, DVS_A1.0, whole genome shotgun sequence genome:
- the LOC107178655 gene encoding uncharacterized protein LOC107178655, with protein MTGFYSFPESSCRCESWNILRILFTVSSLPWVCIGDFNDLLATHEKRGKHEHPNWKLQGFKQAMSDCDLIDIGMEVINLHGSGLGGQKIRWRKVHSSRHRRFRFENMWLREADCAEVVRSSWSSSHVYPIQQKILNCGTVLLHWGGHLAHDFRNGISKCRRRMTLLRGWRDFAGIEEFTEVRKRFNELFHSRDVFWKQRSRLLWLKEGDMSSRFFHATASVRK; from the exons ATGACGGGCTTCTATAGTTTTCCGGAATCCAGTTGCCGGTGTGAATCTTGGAACATCCTTCGCATATTATTTACTGTGTCCTCTCTTCCTTGGGTGTGCATTGGGGATTTTAATGACCTTTTAGCTACTCATGAGAAGCGAGGAAAGCATGAGCATCCAAATTGGAAGCTGCAGGGATTTAAACAAGCTATGTCTGATTGCGATTTAATTGATATTGGTATGGAGGTTATCAATTTACATGGGAGTGGTCTCGGGGGTCAGAAAATTAGGTGGAGGAAAG TTCATTCCAGTAGGCATCGAAGATTTCGTTTTGAAAATATGTGGCTAAGAGAGGCTGATTGTGCAGAGGTGGTTCGGTCTAGCTGGTCCTCATCGCATGTGTATccaattcaacaaaaaatcttaaattgtgGGACTGTTTTACTTCATTGGGGAGGTCACTTAGCTCATGATTTCCGAAATGGTATTTCTAAGTGTAGAAGGAGGATGACTCTCTTGAGGGGGTGGCGTGATTTCGCTGGTATTGAGGAGTTTACGGAGGTCAGAAAGCGTTTTAATGAGCTCTTCCATAGCCGAGATGTTTTCTGGAAACAGAGATCAAGATTGCTTTGGCTCAAAGAGGGGGATATGAGTTCTCGCTTCTTCCATGCTACAGCTTcagtaagaaaataa